A genomic window from Candidatus Nitrosoglobus terrae includes:
- a CDS encoding symmetrical bis(5'-nucleosyl)-tetraphosphatase yields the protein MAVYAIGDIQGCYAELQQLLEQIHFDVKKDQLWMTGDLVNRGPQSLAVLRFIYSLGDRVVSVLGNHDLHLLAVAAGVRDLFPEDTLAPILAAPDREELITWLRYRPLFYQDPLLGVTLIHAGLPPQWDITTAEACASELEAVLQGPGWQNFLAHMYGDKPDNWCDSLEGWDRLRLIANCLTRLRYCNTKGQLKLKIKGSPEVKTKELIPWFEMPDRASRGSRIIFGHWATLGVGAYDDSVFALDGGCVWGGQLVALRLDDENPQWFAVNCRGHSRPTI from the coding sequence ATGGCTGTCTATGCAATTGGTGATATTCAGGGATGTTATGCTGAGTTACAGCAGTTATTAGAGCAAATTCATTTTGATGTTAAGAAAGATCAGCTTTGGATGACTGGCGATCTAGTGAATCGAGGCCCTCAATCATTAGCGGTACTGCGTTTTATTTATAGCTTAGGAGATCGGGTTGTTAGTGTACTAGGAAATCATGATCTTCATTTATTAGCAGTAGCAGCTGGTGTTAGGGATCTTTTCCCAGAAGACACCTTGGCTCCTATTTTAGCAGCACCAGATCGGGAAGAGCTTATTACTTGGTTACGTTATCGCCCCTTATTCTATCAAGATCCTCTGCTAGGAGTTACGTTGATTCATGCGGGTTTACCTCCCCAATGGGATATAACCACTGCAGAGGCCTGTGCTAGTGAGCTAGAAGCCGTATTGCAAGGCCCAGGTTGGCAGAATTTTTTAGCTCATATGTATGGGGATAAGCCAGATAATTGGTGTGATAGCTTAGAAGGATGGGATCGTCTGCGGCTGATTGCGAATTGTTTAACTCGGTTGCGGTATTGTAATACTAAAGGACAGCTTAAGCTTAAAATTAAAGGATCTCCGGAAGTTAAAACCAAAGAATTAATCCCTTGGTTTGAAATGCCTGATAGAGCAAGCCGTGGCTCGCGTATTATCTTTGGCCATTGGGCTACATTGGGGGTAGGGGCTTATGACGACTCTGTTTTTGCTTTGGATGGCGGTTGCGTTTGGGGCGGACAGTTGGTGGCCTTGCGTTTAGATGATGAAAATCCTCAATGGTTTGCCGTGAATTGCCGAGGACATAGCCGACCGACTATATAA
- a CDS encoding DNA/RNA non-specific endonuclease, which translates to MARQRKYNQLQILTIFWQLGRPYLRILWHYPRIFLLSITAIAGSWYSYEVYYARPAMVYMGIPEAHNKWQPITWTRIFRNYGFIVGYSDLRGNPLWVSYQIHPIPENTPSYKRPPRFRSDWRNLNLITHDTYTHSGYDRGHMAPNYAISHLYGQKGQLDTFLMTNITPQTKNLNEKLWERLEEVEISYFTKQFGTVWVYTGPIFDNQTERLTSSSLVEIPNAFYKIYLAPPTQEEQSPKILAFIMPQQVRGNEPLDRYVVNVDEIEERTGFNFFPKIENKLQEKLESSIDPKPWDLNTVSRLPARY; encoded by the coding sequence ATGGCTAGACAAAGAAAATATAATCAATTGCAAATTCTGACTATTTTTTGGCAATTAGGGCGCCCTTATCTACGAATTTTATGGCATTATCCCCGTATCTTTCTATTATCAATAACAGCAATTGCGGGTAGCTGGTATAGTTATGAGGTTTATTATGCCCGCCCAGCCATGGTTTATATGGGGATTCCCGAAGCCCATAATAAATGGCAGCCTATAACTTGGACTCGTATTTTTCGCAACTACGGTTTTATAGTGGGCTATTCTGATCTTCGTGGTAATCCTTTATGGGTAAGCTATCAAATACACCCAATTCCAGAAAATACCCCTTCTTATAAACGCCCTCCACGATTTCGCTCTGATTGGCGTAATTTAAATCTTATTACCCATGATACCTATACTCATAGTGGCTATGATCGCGGCCATATGGCTCCTAATTACGCTATTAGCCATCTTTATGGCCAAAAAGGTCAATTAGATACCTTCCTGATGACCAACATCACGCCCCAAACAAAAAATTTAAATGAAAAACTATGGGAGCGACTTGAGGAAGTAGAAATTAGTTACTTTACTAAACAGTTTGGCACCGTATGGGTATACACTGGCCCTATTTTTGATAACCAAACAGAGCGGCTTACCTCTTCATCGCTAGTAGAAATACCAAATGCTTTTTATAAGATCTATCTTGCTCCACCAACCCAAGAAGAGCAATCACCTAAAATACTTGCCTTTATCATGCCACAACAAGTCCGAGGGAACGAACCCTTAGATCGCTATGTGGTCAATGTAGATGAGATAGAAGAAAGAACAGGGTTTAATTTTTTCCCCAAGATAGAAAATAAACTTCAAGAAAAGCTAGAATCTAGTATTGATCCTAAGCCTTGGGATTTAAACACGGTATCTCGGCTACCTGCCCGTTATTAG
- the apaG gene encoding Co2+/Mg2+ efflux protein ApaG produces the protein MENHKLIISNNPHSMEKVTPYKITVEVETAFIEEQSDSAAARYVFAYTITIRNQGTVAVTLLARHWIITNGEGQIREVRGPGVVGEQPHLKPGEQFCYTSGAMIETPVGTMQGSYSMVTEDGVAFEAEIAAFSLAMPGCLH, from the coding sequence ATGGAAAATCATAAGCTTATTATTTCAAATAATCCTCACTCTATGGAGAAGGTTACCCCTTACAAAATTACAGTGGAAGTGGAAACTGCTTTTATTGAGGAGCAATCCGATTCAGCGGCAGCTCGCTATGTATTTGCTTATACAATTACAATTCGTAATCAAGGAACTGTTGCTGTTACATTATTGGCTCGGCATTGGATAATTACTAATGGAGAAGGGCAGATAAGAGAGGTTCGAGGCCCAGGTGTCGTGGGAGAGCAGCCTCACCTTAAACCAGGTGAGCAATTTTGCTATACCAGTGGGGCTATGATTGAGACTCCAGTGGGCACTATGCAGGGTAGTTACAGCATGGTGACTGAAGATGGGGTGGCTTTTGAGGCTGAGATTGCTGCTTTCTCTTTAGCAATGCCAGGTTGTCTACATTGA
- a CDS encoding AAA family ATPase: MYKQYFGLKDQPFRLGPDPHYFFPAPLYKTVSISLLEGLASMLPIAILSGPAGVGKTLLLTHLVLQLGENYPIVLISNPRLHLEELLTSIQHRFNIRDEDNSINTKILALENFGQNSTQTGSRPVILLDEADNLLEENLITLFKLASLGINGISPFFIVLAVRDDTSKYLQLLSVDTVKIYPLLPLLPEQIDPYIEFRLHQAGYIGERLFNSDAIARLAEISHGVPRLINRLCDAALLEASLSNQNHISSLLIDEISQGMWLSLGNESPSNDPSLAKGIESIFLSPKIEQVQEHIEPMMEIWKDNAPVDNRIESHQNVPLPKEEKIYSLDSELPIEQSPELIWAIQDQNNKKSTISPKKPKIINRKKLWVIVVAVSIVALAIGSLYTLRIDLSNSPPSSIASFIKTIKNTVNQVKNLAMEKTEGFLEIAKNTTNKATTAPLDKKPPETLANSENKTQYFQEIKNTKPLAETTQPLQIAQIEEGEKNNTVVEEIKTKNTNEDSENSETSSPELEEVTSKTPSEYPEITTLLVQAKRQIDNLKLTTPEGDNAYESYIKILKITPNHPDAINGLQRIREYYKSWGLKAENRQDLSLAATYYKRALKIFPDDSSIQAALHRVQAQQKDK, translated from the coding sequence ATGTATAAACAGTATTTTGGGCTTAAAGATCAGCCATTTCGCTTAGGGCCAGATCCACACTATTTTTTTCCAGCACCTTTATATAAGACAGTAAGTATATCTCTATTAGAAGGGCTAGCGAGTATGCTCCCTATAGCAATACTCTCCGGTCCAGCCGGTGTTGGAAAAACGCTTCTGTTAACCCACCTAGTACTCCAGCTGGGAGAAAATTATCCTATTGTCCTAATCAGTAACCCTAGACTTCATCTTGAGGAACTCCTCACCTCCATCCAACACCGTTTCAATATTAGAGATGAAGATAATTCAATTAATACTAAAATCTTAGCTTTAGAAAATTTTGGGCAAAACAGTACTCAAACTGGCAGCCGGCCAGTAATTCTTTTAGATGAGGCTGATAATCTCTTGGAAGAGAATTTAATCACACTTTTTAAGCTAGCTAGCCTAGGAATTAATGGGATTTCTCCTTTTTTTATTGTACTGGCTGTCCGAGATGATACTTCTAAATACTTACAACTATTATCAGTAGATACCGTAAAAATATATCCCCTATTACCTCTACTTCCGGAGCAAATTGACCCTTACATAGAATTTCGTCTTCATCAGGCGGGTTACATAGGCGAGCGTCTCTTTAATTCAGATGCAATAGCCCGTTTAGCGGAAATCTCACATGGTGTTCCTAGACTTATCAACCGTCTTTGTGATGCGGCTCTCTTAGAGGCCAGTCTTAGTAACCAAAACCATATTTCATCTCTATTAATTGATGAAATTTCCCAGGGAATGTGGCTATCTCTTGGTAACGAAAGCCCATCTAATGATCCATCCCTCGCTAAAGGCATAGAATCTATTTTTCTCTCTCCAAAGATCGAACAGGTTCAAGAACATATAGAACCTATGATGGAAATTTGGAAAGATAACGCGCCAGTCGATAATAGAATAGAGAGTCATCAAAATGTCCCTTTACCCAAGGAAGAAAAAATTTATAGCCTAGACAGTGAACTTCCAATAGAACAATCGCCAGAATTAATATGGGCTATTCAGGATCAAAATAATAAAAAATCTACTATTTCTCCAAAAAAGCCAAAGATAATAAACAGAAAAAAACTATGGGTTATTGTAGTAGCCGTAAGTATTGTTGCTCTAGCTATAGGTAGTTTATATACATTAAGAATAGATCTAAGTAATAGTCCTCCATCTTCAATCGCTAGCTTTATTAAAACCATCAAAAACACCGTTAATCAGGTAAAAAACCTAGCAATGGAGAAAACCGAAGGATTCTTAGAAATTGCTAAGAACACCACTAACAAAGCTACTACTGCACCCCTTGATAAAAAACCACCAGAAACCCTAGCTAACTCAGAGAATAAGACTCAATATTTCCAAGAAATTAAAAACACCAAACCATTAGCGGAAACTACTCAACCTTTGCAAATAGCGCAAATAGAGGAAGGAGAAAAAAATAATACAGTTGTAGAGGAAATAAAAACAAAAAATACTAATGAGGACTCTGAAAACTCAGAAACATCAAGCCCTGAATTAGAAGAGGTCACCAGTAAAACTCCTTCAGAATACCCAGAAATAACTACGCTCCTAGTACAGGCAAAACGGCAAATAGATAATCTAAAATTAACCACCCCAGAAGGAGATAACGCTTACGAATCTTATATTAAAATCTTAAAGATAACTCCAAATCACCCTGATGCTATAAATGGCCTACAACGTATACGAGAATATTATAAGAGTTGGGGTCTAAAAGCAGAAAACCGCCAAGATTTAAGCCTAGCTGCTACCTATTATAAAAGAGCATTAAAGATTTTTCCTGATGACTCTAGTATTCAAGCCGCTCTACACCGTGTTCAAGCACAACAGAAAGATAAATAA
- a CDS encoding beta-class carbonic anhydrase has translation MSKILEEVLAANHTYATKFGDKAHLPMPPGRHFAILTCMDARLDPAKYAGLAEGDAHVIRNAGGRATDDAIRSLVISYKLLGTCEWFIIHHTDCGMETFTNKIMNNLLSSSLKTAALEASGWRDIGPGPGSSEGKYINWLTINNQAESVIEDIQRIRYHPLVPAYIPIYGYIYDVKSGKLIQVPGATEVGKAS, from the coding sequence ATGAGTAAAATCTTAGAAGAGGTTTTAGCAGCTAATCATACGTATGCTACAAAATTTGGTGATAAAGCTCATTTACCAATGCCACCAGGACGGCATTTTGCAATTCTCACTTGTATGGATGCCCGTCTTGATCCGGCAAAATACGCGGGTTTAGCCGAAGGAGATGCTCATGTTATTCGTAACGCTGGCGGTAGAGCTACTGACGATGCCATCCGCTCTCTAGTAATCTCCTATAAACTTTTAGGTACTTGCGAATGGTTTATCATTCATCATACAGATTGTGGGATGGAAACATTCACCAATAAAATTATGAATAACCTTTTATCCAGTAGCCTAAAAACTGCAGCACTCGAAGCAAGTGGTTGGCGAGATATAGGACCTGGGCCAGGTAGCTCAGAAGGAAAATACATCAACTGGCTCACTATCAATAATCAAGCAGAAAGCGTGATTGAAGATATACAGCGTATTCGCTATCATCCTCTAGTACCTGCTTATATTCCCATTTATGGTTATATCTACGACGTAAAATCTGGTAAGCTTATTCAAGTACCTGGAGCAACAGAGGTAGGTAAAGCTTCGTAA